In Archocentrus centrarchus isolate MPI-CPG fArcCen1 chromosome 1, fArcCen1, whole genome shotgun sequence, the following proteins share a genomic window:
- the LOC115789259 gene encoding guanine nucleotide-binding protein G(I)/G(S)/G(O) subunit gamma-10 has protein sequence MSNNNANSNLIVAQRTVKQLRLEASIRRIKVSQAAADLRNFCVQNASKDPLLMGVPSSDNPFRPPKSCSLF, from the exons ATGTCCAACAACAATGCCAACAGCAACTTAATTGTCGCCCAAAGAACCGTGAAGCAGCTCCGGTTAGAGGCCAGTATCCGGAGGATCAAG GTGTCCCAGGCTGCTGCTGATCTGAGAAACTTCTGTGTGCAAAATGCCTCCAAGGATCCTCTCCTGATGGGGGTGCCCTCCAGTGATAATCCCTTCAGACCCCCCAAGTCCTGCTCCCTGTTTTGA